One genomic window of Indioceanicola profundi includes the following:
- a CDS encoding CoA pyrophosphatase — translation MTPTPTEEDIRSRFRRRRNPPMRVIGIRGDHDGNPGLHPPAELRDAAVLVGLVAHDSGLTVMLTQRTAHLAAHAGQISFPGGRVEPEDQGPVDTALRETEEEVGLPRTRVEVLGFLDTYITRTGFRITPVVAIIRPPFILRPDPYEVEEVFEAPLSFILDPANRIRESREFKGAMRHFWAFPYGRHYIWGATAGMLINLCEVLGGEVEAA, via the coding sequence ATGACGCCGACGCCCACCGAAGAAGATATCCGCAGCCGCTTCCGCCGACGCCGCAATCCGCCCATGCGGGTGATCGGCATCCGTGGCGACCATGATGGCAATCCCGGCCTTCATCCCCCGGCGGAGCTGCGGGACGCCGCCGTTCTGGTGGGGCTGGTCGCGCATGACAGCGGGCTGACGGTGATGCTGACCCAGCGCACCGCCCATCTGGCCGCCCATGCCGGCCAGATCAGCTTCCCCGGCGGCCGGGTGGAGCCGGAGGATCAGGGGCCGGTGGACACCGCGCTCCGCGAGACGGAGGAGGAGGTCGGGCTGCCCCGCACGCGGGTGGAGGTGCTGGGCTTCCTCGACACCTATATCACCCGCACCGGCTTCCGCATCACGCCGGTGGTGGCGATCATCCGCCCGCCCTTCATCCTGCGCCCCGACCCTTATGAGGTGGAGGAGGTGTTCGAGGCCCCCCTCTCCTTCATCCTGGACCCTGCCAACCGCATCCGCGAATCCCGGGAGTTCAAGGGCGCCATGCGCCATTTCTGGGCCTTTCCCTATGGCCGGCATTATATCTGGGGCGCGACCGCCGGCATGTTGATCAATCTGTGCGAGGTTCTGGGCGGAGAGGTGGAGGCGGCGTGA